The DNA window AGGAGCGCAGGTAAGAAGTGTGAGTAAGCGTGTTCAGGTGTAAGTGTGCTCCAGCGTGAGTAAGCATGCTCAGGTGTAAGTGTGCTCTGGTGTGAGTaagtgtgctcaggtgtgagtAAGCATGCTCAGgagtgcgtaagtgtgctcaggtgtgagtAAGCATGCTCAGgagtgcgtaagtgtgctcaggtgtgagtAAGCGTGCTCAGGTGTAAGTGTGCTCAGGTCTGAGGAAGTGTGCTCTGGTGTGAGTAAGCATGCTCAGGTGTGAGTAAGCGTGCTCTGGTGTGAGTAAGCATGCTCAGGTGTAAGTGTGCTCAGGTGTACGTAAGCGTGCTCAGGTGTAAGTGTGCTCAGGTCTGAGGAAGTGTGCTCTGGTGTGAGTAAGCATGCTCAGGTGTGAGTAAGCGTGCTCTGGTGTGAGTAAGCATGCTCAGGTGTGAGTAAGCGTGCTCAGGTGTAAGTGTGCTCAGGTGTACGTAAGCATGCTCAGgagtgcgtaagtgtgctcaggtgtgagtaagtgtgctcaggtgtgagtAAGTGTGCTCAGGTGTaagtgtgctcaggtgtgagtAAGCATGCTcaggagtgtgtaagtgtgctcaggtgtgagGAAGTGCGCTCTGGTGTGAGTAAGCGTGCTCAGGGGTTAGTGCTCAGGTGTGTTGTGACTCATGCCACCCCCAGCGTTCCCCTGGCCTCTGCTGTGAATCTCTATCTGCGCCACTCTGGGATCAAACTGCGTGAGTCCAGACCGCCTGGTCTGGCTGCAGAGAAAGACCGCTGGCTTACCTTCTTCCCCAAAGCCAAGAAGGTACCCCACTCATCCCACAGCTATAGGCATGACATGAATATAAATGCTCCCCGAGTGCAGGAATATACTCACCTAAACACAAATAAACTCACATGGAGAGGAATATACTCACCTAAACACAAATAAACTCGCCTGGAGAGGAATATACTCACCTAAACACAAATAAACTCACCTGGAGAGGAATATACTCACCTAAACACAAATAAACTCACCTAAACGCAAACTCATCTGGAGAACAGTTCATGTTTGATCTTTGCTCCCTGCCTTTTTCCTTGTGCTTTTGGTTGGCTGCTTGTGTGCTGCCAGGGCCCGGGTCTGACAGTGTTTCTCTGGTGCGCTGCCAGGGCCCGGGTCTGACggtgtttctctgtgctctctcttcaGCTCAGCAGCACAAAGAGAGATGCCGAGGACAGAAAGAGGAACCCCATTCTAAAATACATCGGCAGCAAACCCAGGGGAAACCAGCCTAGtacgacacgcacacacacacacacatacagtgccatgaaaaggtatttcctgatttcctctattattgcatatttgtcacactgaatggtttcagatatgTTGAcgaaatgtaatattaggcaaaggtaaacaataacacaattttaaaaattatttaatgaaaaacattatcaaacaccctgaagatctgaaaccgtTCAGTgcgacaaatatgcaataatagaggaaatcaggaagggggaaaatactcaTGGCactgtattcacacacacaaacgcgcacacacacacacatgaacccacacatacacacactcatacagtcaaacacacaatcatgcacatacacacgtacatatttcatttatgaatctttacattttttaattgtcagTGTCCGTAGCTTAATTTTAATACATTCATCATTGTGTTATATGTAACAATGTGCCCTCCATATAATATATGTAACATTAAATGTGATTGTTAATAtacacattaataataataataataataacaataatagaaaTGAATAATAACAGAATATGCAGTTCTTgtttgtattatatatatatatatatatatatatcactctTTATGGTTTTGTCAGGATAATGCAATTTTCTCATGATTCATTTGGTTTTTAAgctcattgttgtttttttgttagccTCCCACgttcctctgtctccctctcaaggtattttatttatccattttcgTCCTGTTTATATAAGTTCATATACGCTGTGTTCTTTACACTTGTAGTCAATAACTAACCCTCTCCCATCTGCTGCCCCGCCCCTTTTTTCTgatgccccgcccctctgtccTGCTGCCCTGCCcgcccctctgccccgcccaaCCCCTGGGCCCTGAtgccccacccctctgcccTGCTGCCCTGCCCATCCCCGGGCCCTGATGCctgcccctctgccccgcccacccccggGCCCTgatgccccgcccctctgccctGCTGCCCCGCTCATCCCCGGGCCCTGATGCCCCACTCTTCTGTcctgctgccccgcccctctgccctgctgccccgcccacctccggGTCTtgctgccccgcccctctcccagTCCGCCCAGGCAGCGTACGGAATATCATCCAGCAGTTTGAAAACAAGCAGCCGGACCCTGCAATGATGGGGGAGGAGGCTGGACTCCTGGGTTTGGGGTTCGATGGGGCCACACAGAGACTGTCTACCAGCAGTCTTGGAGAACAGACTGGTAGTGAAaggtaggtgtgagtgtgtgtgtgtctgtgtgcgtacaGTGTATGTAATTTCTGTGTGCTTATGTATGTTTGTAATCAGTTAAAATGAATCTTGTAAAGTTTGCGTTTAATATATGTGTAATATGCATAAACTGATTAATATGTTaataatgtaagctgtgtaCCATATTCATACCAATTGTGTACAGTGCTTGTAATCTGCATAATGAGTGTATATAATGTGAGATaagtgtgtggtcagtgtgtaaTTGGCATCTAATGTGTGTGGTACAATCACTTTGTAATGTGCATGGTATAAATGTGTGCAGCTTTTGTGTAATgtcagtgaaaacactgctcaatCTCTGTGTAATTTGTGTTAATTGAGGGTATAATCAGCATTTAGCATATCTGTGATGTGTATGTAATTAGCATGTGGTCAATATGCaatgtgtgtattatttttgttatgatgTAGGATAATGTGCATAATTTGCTAACGAGCACATAACTGCTATACTCAGTGTGTATGTagcatgtgctgtgtgctgcacgtgtgtgacagaggggtgtgtgatgtgtgtgaaatgtgtgttcagtcccgctgggtcagtgtgatgagtgtgaaatgtgtgttcaGTCCCGCTGGGTCAGTGTGATGAGTGTGACATGTGTGTTCAGTCCCGCTGGGTCAGTGTGAtgagtgtgaaatgtgtgttcagtcccgctgggtcagtgtgatgagtgtgaaatgtgtgttcagtcccgctgggtcagtgtgatgagtgtgaaatgtgtgttcagtcccgctgggtcagtgtgatgattgtgaaatgtgtgttcagtcctgctgggtcagtgtgatgattgtgaaatgtgtgttcaGTCCCGCTGGGTCAGTGCGTTTGGGCCGCAGTGAGTCTCTAAAGGCGCGCGGGGAGGGGCGTTGCCATGGTGCCGGTGCTGGTGGGGAGGCGGTCCCTCGTTCCCATAGTGACGTGGACATGGAGGACTATGGAGCAGAGCGTCCCCTTCATCACAGTAACTCCTCATCCACCTCCAGCAATTCTGCAAGGTGGGAAAACTCCACCCACATCCACCCTACAGACCATACACACTCTACACATCCACTCTACAGACCATACACACTACACATCCACCCTACAGACCATACACACTCTACACATCCACTGTATAAACCATACACACTCTACACATCCACCCTACAGACCATACACACTCTACACATCCACTCTTGAGACCATACGCACTACACATCCACCCTAGAGACCATACACACCCTACACATCCACCCTACAGACCATACACACCCTACAGATCCACCCTACAGACCATACACACTACACATCCTCCCTACAGACCATACATACCCTACACATCCACTGTACAGACCATACACACTCTACACATCCACTCTACAGACCATACACACTCTACACATCCACCCTGCAGATCCTACACACCCTACACATCCACCCTACAGACCATACACACCCTACACATCCACCCTACAGACCATACACACCCTACACATCCACCCTACAGACCATACACACCCTACACATCCACCCTGCAGATCCTACACACCCTATACAACCACAGACCATACACACTCTACACATTGTCCCTACAGGACATACACACTctccacattttttattttatttatttaaccattatttaaccaggaaaaccccattgagattgaaatctcttttgcaagggggacctgacatatcCACTCTACAGACCATACACACCCTACATATCCACCCTACAGACCATACACGCTCTCCACATCCACTCTACAGACCATACACACCTTGCAGCATTACTCTGTCTATAAgtagatgtgtatgtgtgcatataggCAGAGTAATTCTGTCTGTGTATCCATATGTCTGTAGGTCTCTGGAAAACTCCACTCCACCCTACACCCCCTGCTCGAGGAGGAGGTGAGAAATCTCCCTCTACTCTGCTGTACACCTCCCTGCCCCACACTTACCTTCTCTCTACCCAACACCTACTTCCCcatgtgcttctctctctcacagtctctctctccctccctctttctctctctctcgctctctctccatccctgtctctctctcaggagtgTGGAAACTCCAGTAGGACTGCTCCCTGGCACTCCAGCACTGGACGAGGACAGTGGAGAGTTCCAGAACTGGCAGGAAATGGTGGATCCACAAACGCTGGTGGCTCTGGGTCCGTGTGAGGTTGACCGGCAAGCTGTCATCTATGGTAATCACAATCATCTGATCTACCGACAGCTTGTTAAATGTGTTAAAGGGGTGGTCTCTCAGCAATGTGTTACAGGGGAGGTCTCCCAGCGATGTGTTAAAGGGGAGGTCTCCCAGCGATGTGTTAAAGGGGAGGTCTCTCTGGCTCAGAGCTCTACACCACAGAGGCGTCCCACCTGCGCACACTCAGGGTCCTGGACCAGGTTTTCTTCCAGAAGCTGAGGGCTGTTCTCAGCACGGAGCAGCTGGCCTGCATCTTCCCCAACCTGCCCCAGGTTTACAGCCTGCacggtcagtgtgtgtgtgagtgtgtgtgagggtgtgtgtgtgtttaaatgatgttgtaaatgtgttgttattttgttgtaGCCAGTCTGTGTGAGTCTATGAAGAAGCTGAGGGAGTCTCCCATTGTTCTGGGTATCGGTGACATCATGCTGGGGAGGGTAAGCATGTAAATTcagctctccttctctcactctctcccctcatccTCACATCCAGCTgtccttctctcgctctctcttcaTCCTCACTTCCAGCTCTCCTTATCTCACCCTCTCTTCATCCTCACATCCAGCtgtccttctctcactctctcctcatcctcacATCCAGCtgtccttctctcactctctcccctcatccTCACATCcagctctccttctctcactctctccccttaTCCTCACATCgagctctccttctctcactctctcctcatcctcacATCCAGCTgttcttctctcactctctcctcatcctcacATCCAGCtgtccttctctcactctctcctcatcctcacTTCCAGCTCTCCTTATCTCACCCTCTCTTCATCCTCACATCCAGCtgtccttctctcactctctcctcatcctcacTTCCAGCTCTCTCATTTCAGTTAAATCCGTCATGTATTCTTTGTATTTCATGACATGAAGTGCACACAGTACTATAGCATGAAAGTTCTGTAGAAAACAATTGCATCTTATCCAATGAATATGTGAGGTAAGCATTCTATAATGAAGAAGATACCTATCAATTAAAATAGTTACCTCACtttgctctctcctctcagtTTGAGGGGTTCGCAGGGGCGGAGTTTCAGGAGCAAGTGTCTCTCCTGTGCAGTCGGCAATCTCAAGCTCTGGAGCTCATTAAGAACAAACAGCGCAAAGACCCTCAGTTCACTCACATTATACAGGTACAAGCACACCTGAACACATTATACAGGTACAGCAAGCACACCTGAACACATTATACAGCTACAGGCACACCTGAACACATTATAGAGGTACTGCAAGCACACCTGAACACCTTATACAGGTACAGcaaacacacctgaacaccttATACAAGTACAGcatacacacctgaacacattatacaagcacagcaaacacacctgAACATGTTACACAGGTACAGCGAACACACTTGGGTACATTATACAGGTACAGCAAACACGCCTGAACACATTATACAGGTACAGCAAACACACCCGAGCACATTATACAGGTACAGCAAACACACCTGGGCACATTATACAGGTACAACAAACATGcctgaacacattttacatgcaGAGCTAACACACGTGAACACAGTACACAGATACAGCAAACGCACCTAAGCACATTGTACaagcacagcaaacacacctgaacacagtacacaggtacagcaaacacacctgagcacatTATACAAGTACAgcaaacacacctgagcacatTATACAGGTACAGcaaacacacctgaacacattaTACAAGTACAgcaaacacacctgagcacatTATACAAGTACAgcaaacacacctgagcacatTATACAGgtacagcaaacacacatgaacacattatACAGGTACAgcaaacacacctgagcacatTATACAGgcacagcaaacacacctgaacacattaTACAAGCACAGCATACACACCTGAACATGTTACACAGGTACAGCGAACACACTTGGGTACATTAAACAGGTACAGGAAACACGGCTGAACACATTATACATGCAGAACAAACACACTTAAATACAGTACACAGGTACAGCATATGCACCTTAACACATTATATAATTGCTTGTTGGCTCTTGCTGGTTGCTTGTTGGCTCTTGCTCGATTGCTTGTGTCTGACATGCACTTACTGTTTGTGGCGGAAAGCTGTGTGAGGGTTACAGGATGTAATGTGTAATGGAGTGCAGCTGTACGGTCTCCCTGTCTATAGGAGTGTAATGGAGTGCAGCTGTACGGTCTCCCTCTGTATTAGTGTAATGGGGTGCAGCTGTATGGTCTCCCTGTCTATAGGAGTGTAATGGAGTGCAGCTGTATGGTCTCTCTGTCTATAGAAGTGTAATGGAGTGCAGCTGTACGGTCTCCCTCTGTATGAGTGTAATGGAGTGCAGCTGTATTGTTTCCCTGTCTATAGGAGTGTAATGGAGTGCAGCTGTATGGTCTCCCTGTCTATAGGAGTGTAATGGAGTGCATCTGTACGGTTTCTCTGTCTATAGGAGTGTAATGGAGTGCAGCTGTACGGTTTCTCTGTCTATAGGAGTGTAATGGAGTGCAGCTGTATGGTCTCTCTGTCTATAGCAGTGTAATGGAGTGCAGCTGTATGGTCTCCCTGTCTATAGGAGTGTAATGGAGTGCAGCTGTATGGTTTCTCTGTCTATAGGAGTGTAATGGAGTGCAGCTGTATGGTCTCCCTGTCTATAGGAGTGTAATGGAGTGCAGCTGTATGGTTTCTCTGTCTATAGGAGTGTGAAGCAAGCCCGCACTGCCGGAGGCTACAGCTGAAGGACCTGCTCGTATCAGAGATGCAGAGACTGACTAAGTACCCTCTTCTCCTGGAAAACATCATCAAACACAGCGACTGTGAGTCATGCTgaactcatcacacacacacacacacatcatacactcacacactcacacacacactcgcacactcacactcgcacactctcacactcacacgcacacacacacacacactcactcacacacgcacgcacacacactcacactcacacacacactcacacacgcacgcacgcacacacgctcactcacatacacacacacacacatacacactctcacatacactcactcactcatacacacacacaatgattgTTTCTGTTTGTACCCCGCAGCCCTCTCCCCTGATCTGCTTCCCCTTCAGAAGGCACAGGCTTGTTGCCGTGGGATACTGCAAGCTGTAAATGAGGTCGTCAGGGAGACGGAACATAAGCAGCGCCTCATCCAATATCAGCGCCAGCTGGACCTCACACCCCTTGAGAAGCAGGCCAATCCAGTCGTGGCTCAGTTTAAGGTAGTGGCAAATCTCAGCGCAGCTCAGTGTCAGGaaccggccaatcacagcacagctcagtgtcAGGAAccggccaatcacagggcaGCTCACTGTCAGGAATGGCCCAatctcagcacagctcagtgtcaggaaccggccaatcacagcgcagcTCAGTGTCAGGAACAGGCCAGTCTCATCACTGCTCAGTGTCAGGAACAGGCCAATCGTATGCAGTGTCGGGAACAGGCCAATCGCTTCACAATGTCAGGAACAGGTCAATCATATGCAGTGTCAGGAACAGGCCAATCACATTGCAGTGTCAGGAACAGACCAATCGCATTGCAGTGTCAGGAACAGACCATCCCCAAGTGTGTTTAATAACAGCTCTGTTTGTTTCTCAGAACCTGGACCTTACCACTAAGAAAATGATCCATGAAGGGCCACTGACATGGAGAGTCAGTAAAGATAAGGCTATAGGtaactcacctgcacacactgagctaTAGGTAACTCACCGCACACACTGAGCTATAGGtaactcacctgcacacactgagctaTTGGtaactcacctgcacacactgagctaTAGGTaactcacctgcacacagtgAGCTATTGGtaactcacctgcacacactgagctaTTGGTaactcacctgcacacagtgAGCTATAGGtaactcacctgcacacactaaGCTATAGGtaactcacctgcacacactgagctaTAGGTTAGGAAAATGGCATGTATGTGGTTCTGGTGTGTTAGCGTGTGGTTCTGAATGGGCTCTTCAGTGTCTCTTTGTGGGTCTCTCAGAGGTGCTGGCTCTGTTGCTGTCGGACCTGCTGGTTCTGCTGCAGAGGGGTCCCGACGAACGGCTCATTCTGCGCTGCCCGTCCCGATGGCTCGTAGGAGGGGCTAGTGGGGACCTGAagtccacttcctgtcctgtggTGCGACTGGACTCGCTGCTTGTGCGCTCTGTCGCCACAGGTGGGCGCTACTGTACACTCACTAATACAAGTACGAAATCTGAGTGTTggggctgctgattggttgataGACTTGGTGGTGCTCTGTGAATAGCTGATGGATTGGAAGGTGTCAATGCCAGGTGTGCTGGCATTGGCTGATGGACTGGCAGCTGTTCTCGGATTGGCTGACGGACTGGCAGCTGTTCTGGGATTGGCTGATGAACTGGCAGCTGTGCTGGCATTAGCTGATGGACTGGCAGTTGTGCTGGGATTGGCTGATGGAATGGCAGCTGTGCTGCGATTGGCTGATGGACTGGCAGCTGTGCTGGGATTGCCtgattttatttgtgcttttgcAGATAATAAGGCTTTGTACCTGATCAGTGCCTCAGAGGGACAGATCTACGAGCTGGCGGCTGGGACATCTTCTGAGAAAAACATGTCAGTCTGTCCTCAaatcctcctcctctcccctcctgtcttttcctctcccctcctctcctctcttctcccctcctcttctctcctctccctcccctcttctcctctccattcctctcctctcttctctcgtcccccctcctctcctctcctcttccctcctctcctctcctctcctctcttctctcatcctctcctcttccctcccctcctctccactcctctcctgtcttctctcatcctctcctcttccctcctcctctccactcctctcctctcttctctcatcctctcttcttctctcctctcctctcttctcctcttccctcctctcctttcctctcctttgTGATTAGCCAGTGAATCAAATGCATTTGTAGTGGAGGCCCTGCCTTCAGTTTAACTTGCTTCATTGTCTGAGTGAGTATCCAGCCTTACGTGTGACTCTCCTGATTGTCTGTTGTAAATGCACTATCATGACTATATTTCCCTTTTTACAGTTGGAAAGACTTGCTGGAAAGGTCTGTCTTGTTGGCTTCTGCATCTTCATCTTCGTCCAGCGATGGCTTAGAGCTCGCCTCGTGAGTTAGCTGTGTTTTTGTGGAGGATCCCATGTTGCAGACCAGTGTTTATATCAGTAGTGTTGTTCCTTACTTGTTGTGTCAGTGATTATCATTGTAATATTGAAATGCTTCAGTAGGTATATATTTGCTGCACAAAatctacacatacacatatgtatatgtgcagGGTATGTGGTGTAgtacagctttgtgtgtgtgtgtgtgtgtatatagttcAGTAGTATAGTTGTGCACCTGTCtgtggaacttttttttttttttaaacaaatttccTCCAGTGCCTCTGCTTTGAAGTCTGGAATCTACCGATcaggtgagcagtgtgtgtggtgggccTTAGAGTACCTTTCTGTGCGTCTCtgtttcctaaccctaacctttcTGTGCGTCTCtgtttcctaaccctaacctttcTGTGCATCACTGTTTCCTAACTCTAACCTTTCTGTGCATCACTGTTTCCTAACCATAACCTTTCTGTGCATCACtgtttcctaaccctaaccctaacctttctgtgtgtatctgtttcctaaccctaacctttcTGTGCATCACTGTttcctaaccccaaccctaacttttctgtgcatctctgtttcctaaccctaacctttcTGTGCATCACtgtttcctaaccctaaccctaacctttctgtgcatctctgtttcctAACCCTAATCTGAAAGCATTCCTCCAGCTGATCCAGGCTGTGCTGCATCCCTGCTTCAGTGGTTGACAGAATCTCATCATGTATTTAGAACAAGAACGTAATATcattttctctctatctctttctctgtaatttctttctctctatctctttctctttctcttccagaGAGTTGCTTTTCAGAGGATTCTGTATGTATAGAGACAAACACAGCTAATGATGAGAACCAGGTTTCCATGACAACTGCTCCAGTTGTCCAGGCCTTCCTGGTGGATAAGGAGTGGGAGGGTAGAGGGGGCAGGGTTGCAGAGGCGGCCCTGCAGGATGGTGAGGAAAAAGAAAGTGTCTGCACATATCCACATTTTAGCCTTCTCATAATCATTCATATCAGCATGTCACTTCATTCCCCGCATTTCGGCCATTCCTCTGCCCTTAACCAGAGTATGCCCTTAACCCGAGTATGCCCTTAACCCGAGTATGCCCTTAACCAGACTATGCCCTTAACCAGAGTATGCCCTTAACCCGAGTATGCTCTTAACCCGAGTATGCTCTTAACCAGAGTATGCCCTTAACCCGATTATGCCCTTTACCTGAGTATGCCCTTAACCAGAGTATGCTCTTAATCAGAGTATGCCCTTAACCCGAGTATGCTCTTAACCCGAGTAGGCCCTTAACCCGAGTATGCTCTTAACCAGAGTATGCTCTTAACCAGAGTATGCCCTTAACCAGAGTATGCCCTTAACCAGAGTATGCCCTTAACCAGAGTATGCCCTTAACCCGAGTATGCCCTTAACCCGATTATGCCCTTTACCTGAGTATGCCCTTAACCAGAGTATGCTCTTAATCAGAGTATGCCCTTAACCAGTGTATGCTTTTAACTCAAGTATGCTCTTAACCAGATAATTCTTTTAACCAGAGTTCCCTTAACCAGAGTTCCCTTTACCAGGGTATACCCTTAACCCAAGTATGCCCTTAACCAGAGTATGCTGTGATCCAGATAAGGTTTTTAACCGGAGTTCCCTTAACCAGAGTATGCCCTTAAACAGAGTGCCCTTAACCAGATTTCCCTTAAATAGAGTATGCTCCTAAACAGAGTGCCCTTAACCAGatcaattattgttttcaattcttataattattcacattttgtgCCTCTAAAAAAATGAGGCTAGATTAATACAGATAGGAACAGTTTCAGTAAGTTATTCAGCTTTAAAGTGATCTAAGTTTACACTTTCTGTGTACCAGTTAGTCTGTAATGTCAGTGAATTGCTTTGTAAGTCTGTCGTGTCAGTGCTTAGTTTCTGTGTAACAGTCAATctgttgtgtctgtgctgaagtTTTGTGTAACAGTCAGTCTGTGCTAAAtttttgtgtgtcagtcagtctgtcgTGTCTGTGCTGAATTTCTGTGTAACAGTCAATCTCTTTTGTCTCAGTGGAAACTCTACGGCACCTTATCT is part of the Anguilla anguilla isolate fAngAng1 chromosome 7, fAngAng1.pri, whole genome shotgun sequence genome and encodes:
- the arhgef11 gene encoding rho guanine nucleotide exchange factor 11; this translates as MSLRPLTSTPDRPGIQSQSHLPRLSSLGMGDSDHKTSSDQQREQVADASMECAGLVQRCVIVQKDQLGFGFTVCGERVKLVQNVRPGGAADKAGVHEGDRIIKVNGSLVSSMTHQEVVKLIKSGTYAALTLQGPAPSASTGPLQPPPGGTLLNQRTPLPPPPLLPPSCHTPSPRITGPKPLQDSEVQKQASQILRKMLEQEEAELQSLQEALALSPSPLLEQRLQSAKRRAHQVKLKIQQDLDGARFESGANYMKAGEGGPSDDSTEGDLEAWRPQIIGPDEDDDEDHCAMTEMDGLFQDVELLKSRPAHMTVFLRYIFSQHLDPSPLLFFLSVEAYLGSTPKDARALAPQICAHFLDPDAPLKIRIREDYMSDIESRLQAQEDIRGPLSELQQRVLPVIQEQIQGYRSKQLLGLGALFGEGDLQQLDGDPGKERQVVDKQVTALWDILLKHEQERSVPLASAVNLYLRHSGIKLRESRPPGLAAEKDRWLTFFPKAKKLSSTKRDAEDRKRNPILKYIGSKPRGNQPTSHVPLSPSQVRPGSVRNIIQQFENKQPDPAMMGEEAGLLGLGFDGATQRLSTSSLGEQTGSESPAGSVRLGRSESLKARGEGRCHGAGAGGEAVPRSHSDVDMEDYGAERPLHHSNSSSTSSNSARSLENSTPPYTPCSRRRSVETPVGLLPGTPALDEDSGEFQNWQEMVDPQTLVALGPCEVDRQAVIYELYTTEASHLRTLRVLDQVFFQKLRAVLSTEQLACIFPNLPQVYSLHASLCESMKKLRESPIVLGIGDIMLGRFEGFAGAEFQEQVSLLCSRQSQALELIKNKQRKDPQFTHIIQECEASPHCRRLQLKDLLVSEMQRLTKYPLLLENIIKHSDSLSPDLLPLQKAQACCRGILQAVNEVVRETEHKQRLIQYQRQLDLTPLEKQANPVVAQFKNLDLTTKKMIHEGPLTWRVSKDKAIEVLALLLSDLLVLLQRGPDERLILRCPSRWLVGGASGDLKSTSCPVVRLDSLLVRSVATDNKALYLISASEGQIYELAAGTSSEKNIWKDLLERSVLLASASSSSSSDGLELASASALKSGIYRSESCFSEDSVCIETNTANDENQVSMTTAPVVQAFLVDKEWEGRGGRVAEAALQDVETLRHLIFRDLGHDGWSHDSDDVPTNDTANESCLFTHGEGPGCPELSPRQREDVEVEAGTCVQVVRKAKGTGSASIPDDITGDDSIHSNQSDSPKAGTSADGNTFYLVLPQELGGTQTEEASTSPPFQGQHQDTPSPYPLGQSQDENDRQAVKQSQSQLVVQRPLIGSVEEIFNTIEQLMEKLQQLREIEAAHYQLLLTLTDQPANHVSGDNVQTTPTDERTSIEQRGKDCSLIQPEIQSTGF